CCTCCaaaagtaaaaagaagaaaaagaagagtggAAGAACTGCCCAGGAGGAAGATGACCTGGACAAAATTCTTGCTGAGCTCGGTGAGGCTCCCGCTATTCCAAAACCTACTGCTCCTCTTCCGATAGAAGAAAATGTTCAAGTTCAGCCTGAGCCAGTTGGCTCAGTTGATGCTACAGGTGAGGAGAAGGAAGCAGAGGCAGATACTGGGGAATCTGCAGccgcaaagaagaagaaaaagaagaaggagaaggaaaaggagAAGAAGGCAGCTGCTGCATCTGCAGTCGAATCAAAACAGGAGGAAACAAAGAGTAAAAAGCCTGATAAGAAGCTCCCAAAGCATGTTATAGAAATGCAGGAGGCTTTGCAAAGGCGCAAAGAACTTGAAGAGAGACTGAGGAGggaagaggaagagaaagaaAGGAGGGAGGAAGAAGAGCGCCTCAGGCAAGAGGAACTCGAGAAACAAGCAGAAGAAGCCAAGcgaaggaaaaaggaaaaagaaaaagagaagatgcTGAAGAAAAAACAAGAGGGGAAGCTTTTAACTGCTAAGCAGAAAGAAGAAGCTCGTCGACTTGAAATAATGAGAAATCAGTTTCTTGCAAAGGGTGCACTTCCTCCATCAGAAGGTGGCGCTGCTACAAAGAGGCCAAAATACCAAACAAAGAAGTCTAAGCCAACTCCTGCGAAAGCAAATGAGGCGTCTACTTCAAACAGTGTGGACAACTCAGAGATGAAGGAAGACAAGGTGGAAGTTGTCAGTGAAATTGATGCAGTCGAAGTGAAGGATATTGGAGAAGTAGACTCAACTGTAGCTGATACTGCCAAAGAAGTGGAAGTTAAGCATGAGAATGAAGCTAAAGCAGCTGAAGAAGAGGAAGTGGAAGAGGATTGGGACGCTAAGAGCTGGGATGATGCTGATGTCCAAATTCCAGTCAAGAGTGCATTTGATGAAGAGGTTGATGATGAAACTGAGCCCGTGGCTGTGGTGATGAAAGAAACCAAGCGGGCTACATCACCAGATTCTGGTGCCACGGCGAAACCATCTACTGCTTCTGGTAAAGGTGTTCCTGAACCCTTAAAACCCGAAGATGTTAATAGTGATGACGACAATGGTCCATCAGTTGATGTTGTGGACAAGAATAGGAGGAAGGATGCTGCAGCTAAACGCGAAGCACGGACTAAGGAGGCACTTTCGGAAAGGAGTGAAGATAATCTACGTTCTCCAATATGCTGTATTATGGGACATGTTGATACTGGTAAAACAAAGCTACTAGATTGCATCCGAGGAACTAATGTCCAGGAAGGCGAGGCTGGAGGAATTACACAGCAAATTGGGGCTACCTATTTTCCTGCCGAGAACATAAGAGAGAGAACGCGGGAGTTAAAAGCAGATGCGAAGTTGAGGGTCCCTGGTCTTTTGGTTATTGATACGCCAGGACATGAATCGTTTACGAACTTGCGTTCACGAGGGTCTGGTttgtgtgatattgcaattttggttgttgacaTCATGCATGGATTGGAACCACAGACTATTGAATCCCTGAATCTTCTGAAAATGCGGAACACAGAGTTCATAGTTGCACTGAACAAGGTGGGCTTACTTTGCtgataactgaaataatacaccGCGActgtaaaattagaaattaatatctttttccttttcaaatTTAAAAGGTCGACAGATTATATGGTTGGAAAACTTGCAAGAATGCACCGATTGTCAAAGCTATGAAGATGCAATCTAAGGATGTGCAGATGGAATTCCAATCGAGGCTCACACAGGTAAACATAAATCTCCGACTTTTGTGGTGTTCGACGTGGTAGGATGTAGATTAACTgatttgtttcttgttttcttttctcagatcataacGGAGTTTAAGGAGCAGGGTCTGAATTCCGAGTTGTactacaaaaataaagaaatgggAGAAACCTACAGTATTGTTCCAACAAGTGCAATCAGGTGTGTTTGTCGAACCTATCACCAAGCTTGTATTATATGGTTGGGACGAGCTGTCTTTATAGCAACACTTCTTTTATATCAGTTCACTGGCTGATTTTTGGGTCTCCTTTTTGCAAATGTAACAGTGGTGAAGGAATTCCGGATATGCTGTTATTATTGGTTCAGTGGACTCAGAAAACTATGGTGGAGAAACTTATGTTTACCAATGAAATTCAGGTTATTATCTATATTCCTGGAAAACATCATAAACTTGTACCAACTGTGGATTCATGTCTAATGTATCTCTTGACGATGGCTGTTCTGCAGTGCACAGTGTTGGAGGTTAAGGTTATTGAAGGTCTGGGGACAACTATTGATGTTGTACTAGTAAATGGGGTGCTTCACGAGGGTGATCAAATTGTGGTTTGTGGCATGCAGGTATGCATTACAAGATGTACCTCCAATGTTAGATAACTCTTCTCTGTGACAGTTTCTTATATCTCTCTGTGAATGTTGTAGGGACCGATTGTTACTACTATACGTGCATTACTCACACCACATCCAATGAAGGAGTTAAGAATAAAGGTGAAAACTCTGGTTGCATTTTTCTTTGTACGGCCCACACGTGTTTATCATATGTAAAAAGTCAATGCTGGTAATAGTTGCTTGAAAAGAGAGTTTATGAATAATGAAAAAGCGTCAATGTTGAACTCATATGACTTAGCAACACTACCATTTACAAATTATGGCCTTACTATCCCCATTTAAGTTGATCCTAGTAATTTACTTTTATTGTATTATCTTCTTGATTTTCACAATTTTCTAGACTAATTCATTTCAATATTTCGTTTTGTAATTCCTCAGGGATCTTACGTCCATCACAAAGAACTCAAAGCAGCGCAGGGTGTGAAAATCACCGCTCAGGTTTTGTTCTTTTCCATATGATATTGGTCGTAGACTGATGATGCACATTGGTAATATGGTTTGTATTTCCATTTTGAATGTGTTCTCGTCAGTAACCATTTTTTGTTACTTCTTTTCAGGGCCTTGAGCATGCTATTGCAGGCACTGGTCTGTACGTGGTGGGTCCTGATGACGATGTGGAAGACATCAAAGAAGCAACAATGCAGGACATGAAGACCGTCATGAGCAGGATAGACAAGAGTGGGGAAGGTGTTTGTGTTCAAGCGTCGACCCTTGGATCATTGGAGGCGTTGCTGGAGTTTTTGAAGAGTCCAGCTGTCAATATACCTGTCAGTGGTATAAGTATAGGTCCGGTACACAAGAGAGATGTCATGAGGGCCAGCGTCATGCTTGAGAGGAAGAAGGAATATGCCACCATCTTGGCATTTGATGTCAAAGTGACACCCGAAGCTCGTGAGCTTGCAGAAGAGAGCGGTGTAAAAATATTCATTGCTGATATCATTTATCACTTGTTTGATCAGTTCAAGGCTTATATTGACAATCTtaaggaagaaaagaagaaagatgcTGCCGAAGAAGCTGTTTTTCCTTGTCTTCTCCAAATTATGCCGAATTGTGTTTTTAACAAGAAGGACCCAATTGTTTTGGGCGTGGATATTCTGGAAGGCATCCTTAAGGTACACTTCTTACCGTTCCTTTCAACTGACCGACCCCAAGTCTTGTCTTTTGCTGATGCAAGTCATAAGAGTCGGCTATTTCTATCAGCAGGATGTTCCCGTTGTATGGTATTGTTTAATTGGTATTTTGTTATATGTAGAGAGATATACTGATTTATGCATCTTTATCACATTGTGTTCAGATTGGCACTCCTATCTGCATTCCATCAAGGGATTTTATTGATATTGGCCGGATAGCGTCTATAGAAATTAACCACAAGCAAGTTGATACTGCCAAGAAAGGGCAGAAGGTTGCCATAAAGGTAATTTACAAGTTCGACTAAAAGTTACATGATAGACATTCCAAGAATTCTCTTGCCGTCAGTTAACAAGGGATTCTTTGTTCGTATATGTGCAGATTGCTAGCGGCAATCCTGAGGAGCAGCAGAAGATGTTCGGCAGGCATTTTGAAATGGAGGATGAGCTTGTTAGCCACATAACCAGAAAGTCCATAGATATTTTGAAAGCTAACTATCGGGTAAGTTATACTTGCTGCTCTCTgatttttctcctttcttttttgTATCCAAGGATAGTAAACATAACCCTGCCCTTTATCCTAAAATATGCAGGAAGATCTGTCTATTGATGAATGGAGATTGGTTGTGAAACTGAAAAGGCTCTTCGACATACAATAAGTTGTAAAATTGCAGATCTGTTTCTGTAACACCGTGACAAATGCGGCCCTTAGAGAGGGCTACCCTTGGAGACTGGTTGTGTAATTGAAAATGCTCTTTGGCATAGAGCAAGTTGTAAAATTGCAGATCTGATTCTGTAGCACTATAGCCAGTGCGACCACAGAGAGGAGAGGGCTACTCCTGGCGGGGGTAGATTTTGTGAAGAAGGTTTAATCTATAGATAGTTTTGTTTAGTTATCTTTTACCCTGTCATAATTTTGACATGTGTATTAAATTAGCTGTAAAACAAAATAAAGTTTTGAAAGTTTTGAATTTGAATAATTTAATTCCTGAAGTGTTCAAGAGTTGTCGAATTTTGACCTGTAGTTCAAGAAGTTGATTTTTTGATCAAACAAGACGGAAGTCCGGATGATACATAGAGCTGCACATGATAGATGGGCAGCCGTGTGCTGTAGGAAATCATGTGCTGCAGACTACAGTGACAAAAATAGTTTCATTAAAAAAGAGTTAATTACTCTTATAACCCTAAAAATTATGAGTATTACTTTCCTGGCCTTGGAATTATTaatcaaaataagaaaattatTTCTCCAGACCATTTTAGAGAATTGTAAGGCCGATAATTATGGCAGTTTTTGCTTGCTATAGCCGGCCAACCACTGTGGTCCGTTGCTTACTATAATGTGGCCAGGTTTTTTGTCTTGGCTTAAAAGGGGAACACATCTGTCTCTCGTTATAGCTAGGAAATGGCTGACGAAAATTTAGATTTTGTACTTtaacgataaaaaaaaaaagattttgtattcaatttttaatatatttgctaaattttggggatttttctatttATACGTTAGAACCTGAAATATTGGATCTAAAAAACAATTTATGGATACTACGTTTCCGTACTTACTATTTTGGACGGAAACTTAAGCCAAGAAATGCACCTCTACCATAATTAttattgttagaacattgctcggtcgaactcacaagtgttgctatctcgagcttgttgtcaaaactatatcttgatttctagtttacaattagttaagtctcggactaggatagaaatgtagttgaaaaACAGAGGATCACGaaagtcatcattgcgttctaccgtttaaagacgaagatcaatcgaagcttttggagatcttcatgaacaaaaggtaagtgaagactaaaccacctatatctcaagttatgttcacttttctatcatctgagacgatgtcgcataactaactagactagtatgcataggcaagaattttgagtcaagttcaTTTTAATAATTTCTCCAAATATAATGGTTaaacttaatgaacatttgttcatacttgatgaatttcagtgaaggacaatttattgttcggaatcaaaatcatgattcaaatttATCATTCGGAAATGGCCAGGAAcattgatatgtgtcattgatgttattcaggaatgtttcgaatcgatttaaagaaatataaaactactattgattcagatacaagacaaTAGTATCAGTTTTACTTGGaaaattgttataagtctgaacacATATTACATGTATTTGTAcaagtagcggagtagctatatacgTAACGATTTACGGATTAGTGGCAaacatattcttatgtatatcatatgaaaatttgTGTGACTCttgaaccggatcggtatgcatactcgtatgcaaaccattcttGAACCGTGGTTACAAAACCGGGGgtgagtatccaaaccggtactcAAACTTAAACAAGTATGTGTTCCTGAACTCGGTAGCGTTTCCAAACCAGTACGCAAACCGatttagttctgtgaactccggaaccgatgATAGTTTtaaagtttccaaaccggtacacaaACCTTAATAGtcttgtgaactccggaacttaggtttggtggaaagtttgcaaactggtacgcaaatctaaaaagttatgtgaacttcgAAACTTGGTTTTAGTTtaaagtttccaaaccggtatgcgtactgtgactgaaccgactcacgaactACTATGTATTTGTACTCGTACATATACTAACCATGtcaattatattttcaagtgtgttCAAATTATTTCTTAGTTGGCGTGACGTCGTCtaaaggaatcaattgcgcggagtcttgctgggattcaataGGCGtcaggagcgcgactgtaccttaatcgatgggataacttttagggctcaactacattccagttcggagttaattggtagtaagctagtgtctgtagcgacttaatacagtttggtgttaaatctggactaggtcccagagtttttatgcatttgcggtttcctcattaacaaaacttctggtgtctatgttatttgtttttccgcattatattgtttatctttataattgaaatatcacaggttgtgcgttgatcaatcatagtagagacatccgacctagtttgttggatacgacttgattgattcttggacatttgtctttggtaccatccaagttatctccttgtgattaggttcacagattcggttctgtaaacgttctaatcgcaagagatagagatataactctaagatACTATTCCTtaattgagtttaactctcggagttgtattgagtttatccatacagatttcctaagaaaaaagtggtggtgtactTTTGTACCcttgtgttttcaattggtattagagcaggcaaacacgctaatacctaataagtctgtgtttgaagaagTCTCTACATGTACGTGAGTAAAATCTCTGATAAACGTTGCACCAGTTTAAAAGAACATGTTTTTATGGATCCTATAGATGAGTTTGATTTTTCAAACTCTCTTAGAAACGAACGGTGTGACTCCATAAAACAGTTAGATATTGACAAGTGTTGTTCCCATATTCTCactgatgagtctgactcagaaGTAGAATGAAAATCAGCTAGAGAAAATTCTGAGATTTTCAAACGTATTGAATTTCAGGCTTCTACGGTCATTAGGCtaaaacacaaagtcaatactcTTGTAGGTATTATTTCTGAACATGATTCCAAAACAAGGATGGCTCTTGAAGATCATGCCAATGTGAAATAGAAGATTCTTTCACTTGAAACTGAACTTAGAGATAACGCCTTGGAGATCGAGTGATTATCGAGTAAGAACATCACTCCACGTTGCGATAGTGATACCAAAGAGATCGTAAATACAGTTTCTATGCAAAGTGATGAGTTGGCAAAAGGTAAGAACACCAGTTGTTCATGACATGCTAACAAAATCGCAGTCATAAACTAATAAACAAAGTACTATTACTTTGATaagattgtagatggtggattttcgacaagggctaaaatcgtaaaaccataattatacatgctcctgatctagcaatcagatgagtattgaggctcatgtctctcatcgaagcatgaaagctcatgctgcaagaatctctgactgagaatactgtctctcagagtatatgtagatgtgtagtctctcagctgaggcaacggcatatctcatgaatactgagcaatttcagtagttacttctatatagaatcgaaagattagacggctcttatacagcttgcctgctagtatagagcaataacgtcttcaggatgtaacaatgttttccctgactatatatagGAAATaggacgcttcaacaagctcatattactcaattctcagataattaatacttctagacaacatgcctgctagtatagagccatcaattaattatctctagtCCTCAAATCCATTAACTcaatattcagaaatattctacgttcttcataatattttgttacttcaatttagtaataaatattcaacgtacgggcatctgagccgctatcgagtaaaccccgaccaaaatggtgcaagtgtactcagcaataatgcactaacgagcacctgaatgcacgaacgagcattccaaaatacgaaggaacggtgaacctatgcaaaataggaagaaaattaataataataaatattaactaaggcgctaggggactgggcccacagGACGGCCAAtcacgtcgtggccagtcccacgcctaattctctattttattattttttattgtttttccttgatctcatgaaaatcccttcatttgaacaaatatccttcattttaaggaaactcctcagtttcatggtgtttcctccgtatcaaggaaataataaataattaggaaaggtgtcgcgggaccaagctcactagccggccggtcatgccctagttgtggccggtcccacaccttgcattccttattattttattattattatttccttcatcccatgaaattccttgatttcatgatatttccttcacatcaaggaaaagatataaattagggaaaactcgcgggaccgggccctagccggccgaccatgccctagtcatggccggtcccacacgcttcttattttattattattaactattattgtttccttcatctcatggaaactccttcactttaaaggaaaactcctttatttcaacaaactccttgatttcatgatatttccctaaaatcatgaaaataatataaaattaggaaaagtgccatgggaccgggcttattggccggtcGGCCGTGCCTTGGCCatagtcggtccctcacttcaTGATTtcctgttttattattattatttccttcatcttatgaagtttcttcAGTTTGAACAAaaatcttgatttcttcatattttctcaaatgattgctcaaatgcacgccagaaaatatcaaaattctcaggaatgagacgcgAACACTTTGgtaacatgagcatattaccttgaccgaccaaggttggctctttggcttgcaagaggacAGTCCCACACATTtttatcatttgacctaatttgttcacattaggttcaactcttccaaacaatttggaatttcataaaacgatcgtcagtcggtcccatgaccaaccagggccggtttcatgaccccttggtcggtccttcatctattcataattaattaggttttatcacctaaggttcagacgagcattatttcaataaatgattaaaccaacatttgatcatcttttcaccaactggtcttcaagagacttcaGTATTTTGCTCACTAGAGAATCTAGgcgtcgactcatcatcccatgtagacggtccctccttcactccgtggttgattttcaataaatcatcaattgatcgaaattagggttttcgaatccaaggttcataatttcagattcaaacgctaataattttacgttgatcccgtgatcaacattttaattaattatactcgactcagttgccagtattctaaattaatattttatttggttctgttaccaataattcatcaaacgagcaacatttgctcagttgagcaatattttctcagactaaggaatattggttcaactatcaatattcaacaatccatcgaatgagcaatatttgctcaccttaactatcaacatttactcgataattatacctctgtctcaacagacacgttcgattcatgagtcttagaatatttacaaatcacgttcgactcaacaatacaaggactcatcgtcccataaagtcagcaactgactaactaaatacatgtcttccttgcagactcacaatcacgagacgtcaatcgtgttacatggggggatagtaactagggttttggtctggcggtctacagcacgtgtgttcgtacacacgatgagaatgtgataaAGTTGTGCAATCAgatggaggagttagcaaagtagtggatggaaaatcaaccaagtctccgcacgatgagaaactggttttaacacgatttccacttccccactctttgactccagcaactgtcacacttcatgggatcaaggtgtttacaattctagcaatataaataagtctctgaatcataattgaaaaggagtacaatctttcgtcaaacagacaacaagagattaagaacttaacgtctgagcaattactcttggcagagcaaattcaatcaataaaaacttatcttatttcttcacgcagaatacacaatacacctacaatcttcgattactattaatctcacacatttctcagcttccctcttacagatcgacccatcctctcttgtgaccgaattgactctggaacggccattgtcttggtttagtccggagtcctacatattgatctctcgaattcaaagcactcccttcttgcagtgtatctgtgtgaggttagacagttcgctcggttcgaggagttttCTCCGCACGGTAGTCTccccaattccttaaaaaccagcaactcgttttgccccatctacagagatGATCATTTTAAATCTCCTGACCAAGAAAAAACTGTGTCTCCGAGGAGGAAAAGCTCTTTACGAAACGAGTATGATAAAACTACCTATTCTAATTTTATTGAGACTCAGAAAATGTGCTTTTATTGTAACACTAAAGGACATGTTCAAATAAAATGTAGACTGAGGTTGGAAAATTATCAGTTTGAGCGTCTTCAAGACACCTTGGATTTAATTCTGaaaggtgtaactgatattcgAATGTGTAAACCTCTTGAGGCTAAATCACATTCTAGCAAATATGCTTCTAGAAATATCAATACTTCATGGTCCACGAATATTCGAACAAATCAAAAGGGTAAGATGCAAAATcgatttaaaaaaaaactttatgaCACCATCTCAAATATGGATTCGAAAGAATTCTATTTACCTCCTAAAAGGGTGGAAACTTTTGAAACAGCTCAACAAGCTAACCTGAAGTTAATCATTACAGGATATAAGGATCTTATTGATAAACCGTCTGTTTCAAGTCAAGGGACTTCAGGTAAGTGTTCTAATCATATcccttattttgatgacagtaatttCTTTGATCGTTTTTCACGTTTCAAAAGGAATAGCAAAAGGATACAACAGTAGAATTCTTGTGGTGAGTGTACAACTCACCCTTGTGCAAACTAGACACAAGTCTTGGAAGCTTATCCATGAAAAATCTTGTTGGACAAGGATTACTGCATGACAGGTGTACTGTTTGTTTCAAATAGTACTTGTATATGCTGACCAATAATCCTTTTCCCTTCCATGATAAGTTCAATCAACTTCGAATGTTATGAATTCTTTAGCTAACATTCTCTGATTAAAATCTTTTTATAAATATTAATTCTCTTGTGATCTAAACTCATGTTTGTCGAGCTAAGAATGTATTAATATTCAAGGAAGAATATCTATCATAAAGGATAGTTGCATTATTAAAAAATGGTTGTGTGCTCTTTAAAAATTAACAATAACCAaaaaaagaagaattgttttatacTCTCAAATTTTTTATGCTCAAAACCTATTAGGTTCAACCGGTCCCGCACCATCATAAGGTACACGTACCTTTCCGTCTTGACCGTGCAAAACCATAACATCTAAAATCAGGTTACGAACCGCCATCCCAGAGAATATCTTTTACAAACtcctttatataccttaacttgtGATTGAGAAATTCTCATCCAAGTTCCGCAACCAAGCATGTCTCATATGTATCAAATTCTTGAAAGCATGGAGAAAGCTCTTGATTGCGATGGTATTGAAACAAGAGGAAAGAAGAG
This is a stretch of genomic DNA from Papaver somniferum cultivar HN1 chromosome 1, ASM357369v1, whole genome shotgun sequence. It encodes these proteins:
- the LOC113298062 gene encoding eukaryotic translation initiation factor 5B-like, producing MGKKKPSNRDDENPSVPQGGASKSKKKKHVIEDDEYSIGTELSEEPQKNEEESVAIVGKKKGKKGEAKAAKPKEEDEDKVAEQDEDDVPAIVFTGKKKSKSKKTVSGFSSSAFDLLNEDNIDDDEEPSVDGDNEKDSVKKDADEEPPVIAFTGKKKSSKSSKKGNSSLFASSSFDILDEGDAETKEESKLDEEDEPVISFTGKKKSSKSSKKSSNLFSAALLDEDDNTTNSLGDDAIVEDEDVPAITFSGKKKSSKSKKNNGSLVNELSSSAGIGEDNTEMEQHSLKDDTREADVKASVKLSDVPPSETSKSKKKKKKSGRTAQEEDDLDKILAELGEAPAIPKPTAPLPIEENVQVQPEPVGSVDATGEEKEAEADTGESAAAKKKKKKKEKEKEKKAAAASAVESKQEETKSKKPDKKLPKHVIEMQEALQRRKELEERLRREEEEKERREEEERLRQEELEKQAEEAKRRKKEKEKEKMLKKKQEGKLLTAKQKEEARRLEIMRNQFLAKGALPPSEGGAATKRPKYQTKKSKPTPAKANEASTSNSVDNSEMKEDKVEVVSEIDAVEVKDIGEVDSTVADTAKEVEVKHENEAKAAEEEEVEEDWDAKSWDDADVQIPVKSAFDEEVDDETEPVAVVMKETKRATSPDSGATAKPSTASGKGVPEPLKPEDVNSDDDNGPSVDVVDKNRRKDAAAKREARTKEALSERSEDNLRSPICCIMGHVDTGKTKLLDCIRGTNVQEGEAGGITQQIGATYFPAENIRERTRELKADAKLRVPGLLVIDTPGHESFTNLRSRGSGLCDIAILVVDIMHGLEPQTIESLNLLKMRNTEFIVALNKVDRLYGWKTCKNAPIVKAMKMQSKDVQMEFQSRLTQIITEFKEQGLNSELYYKNKEMGETYSIVPTSAISGEGIPDMLLLLVQWTQKTMVEKLMFTNEIQCTVLEVKVIEGLGTTIDVVLVNGVLHEGDQIVVCGMQGPIVTTIRALLTPHPMKELRIKGSYVHHKELKAAQGVKITAQGLEHAIAGTGLYVVGPDDDVEDIKEATMQDMKTVMSRIDKSGEGVCVQASTLGSLEALLEFLKSPAVNIPVSGISIGPVHKRDVMRASVMLERKKEYATILAFDVKVTPEARELAEESGVKIFIADIIYHLFDQFKAYIDNLKEEKKKDAAEEAVFPCLLQIMPNCVFNKKDPIVLGVDILEGILKIGTPICIPSRDFIDIGRIASIEINHKQVDTAKKGQKVAIKIASGNPEEQQKMFGRHFEMEDELVSHITRKSIDILKANYREDLSIDEWRLVVKLKRLFDIQ